A window of Lacibacter sediminis contains these coding sequences:
- a CDS encoding alpha/beta hydrolase-fold protein — MIKKLFSAAVLICSLMHLQAQEILKQMPKGFEEVRTEIAKGKIDTITYNSKTVGANRRALVYTPPGFSKKKKYPVLYLLHGIGGDEKEWLNGGKPQNILDNLYAEGKLQPMIVVMPNGRAMKDDRATGNIMSQDKVQAFATFEQDLLNDLIPFIEKKFPVYKDRENRAIAGLSMGGGQSLNFGLGNLDRFAWVGGFSSAPNTKLPQELVPNPETAKQQLKLLFISCGDADGLLSFSKRTHDYLRQNDVPHIYYLEPGGHDFKVWKNGLYMFSQFLFKPVDASQFSKYTVSGTTAASNIRSAKYPQILPDSRVMFRIKAPDAQKVQIDLGKKYDMQKDTGGYWIVTTDSISEGFHYYSLIIDGVAVADPASETFYGMGRMASGIEIPFKGDGYYELKDVPHGDIRIKKYYSAVTRSWRQCYIYTPPGYDANTTAKYPVLYLLHGGGEDERGWAMQGKTDIILDNLIAEQKAKPMIIVMMDGNVSAGGPGGFGEQALRAFENELKQTLIPFIEKNYRVATDANSRALAGLSMGGLQTLHAGVRNTNMFAYLGVFSSGWWSNQPALSNPQYEFMKTNASTINTNLKQFWIAMGGKEDIAYNNCKIMLAKFDELNIKYKYSEYPGGHTWPVWRNNIYNFAQLLFK, encoded by the coding sequence ATGATAAAGAAACTATTCAGTGCTGCTGTTTTAATTTGTTCATTGATGCATTTGCAGGCGCAGGAAATACTGAAGCAGATGCCAAAAGGATTTGAAGAAGTACGCACAGAAATTGCAAAAGGAAAAATTGATACGATCACTTACAATTCGAAAACAGTAGGCGCAAACAGAAGAGCATTGGTTTATACACCACCAGGTTTTTCAAAAAAGAAAAAATATCCTGTACTGTATTTGTTACATGGAATTGGCGGCGATGAAAAAGAATGGCTCAATGGCGGGAAGCCACAAAATATTCTTGATAATCTTTATGCGGAAGGAAAACTCCAGCCAATGATCGTTGTGATGCCAAACGGCAGAGCAATGAAAGACGACCGTGCAACGGGCAACATTATGTCGCAGGATAAAGTGCAGGCCTTTGCAACATTTGAGCAGGATCTGCTGAATGATCTCATTCCGTTCATTGAAAAGAAATTTCCTGTTTACAAGGATCGTGAAAACAGAGCGATTGCAGGTTTGTCGATGGGCGGCGGACAATCGTTGAATTTCGGATTAGGTAATCTCGACAGGTTTGCATGGGTGGGCGGATTTTCTTCAGCTCCCAATACAAAGTTGCCACAGGAACTGGTACCTAATCCTGAAACAGCGAAACAACAATTGAAATTATTGTTTATCTCCTGTGGTGATGCTGATGGTTTGCTTTCGTTCAGCAAACGCACTCATGATTACCTGCGTCAAAATGATGTGCCACATATTTATTACTTGGAACCAGGCGGACATGATTTTAAAGTATGGAAGAATGGATTGTATATGTTTTCGCAATTCCTTTTTAAACCGGTTGATGCATCGCAGTTTTCGAAGTACACAGTATCGGGAACTACAGCTGCAAGTAATATTCGTTCAGCAAAATATCCGCAAATATTACCTGATAGTCGTGTGATGTTTCGCATCAAAGCACCCGATGCACAAAAAGTGCAGATCGACTTAGGAAAGAAATATGATATGCAGAAAGATACCGGAGGTTATTGGATCGTTACTACCGATTCTATCAGCGAAGGATTTCATTACTATTCATTGATCATTGATGGAGTAGCAGTAGCTGATCCTGCAAGCGAAACTTTTTATGGCATGGGGCGCATGGCAAGTGGTATTGAAATTCCTTTCAAAGGCGATGGCTATTATGAATTGAAAGATGTGCCGCATGGCGACATCCGCATTAAAAAATATTATTCTGCGGTTACACGTTCGTGGAGGCAATGTTACATCTACACACCGCCGGGTTATGATGCCAATACAACAGCAAAATATCCTGTGCTCTATTTATTACATGGCGGTGGCGAAGATGAACGTGGCTGGGCCATGCAAGGCAAAACCGATATCATCCTCGACAATTTAATTGCTGAACAAAAAGCAAAACCAATGATCATTGTGATGATGGATGGCAATGTTTCAGCGGGCGGCCCTGGTGGTTTTGGTGAACAGGCCTTGCGTGCTTTTGAAAATGAATTAAAGCAAACGCTTATTCCATTCATTGAAAAAAATTACCGTGTTGCAACTGATGCAAACAGCAGGGCGTTGGCCGGTTTATCAATGGGTGGATTGCAAACATTGCATGCAGGTGTACGCAATACAAACATGTTTGCTTATCTCGGTGTGTTCAGTTCGGGATGGTGGAGCAATCAGCCTGCGCTTTCCAATCCTCAATATGAATTCATGAAAACCAATGCAAGCACCATCAATACTAACCTGAAACAATTCTGGATCGCTATGGGTGGTAAAGAAGATATTGCTTACAACAATTGCAAGATCATGCTTGCAAAATTTGATGAGTTGAACATTAAGTACAAGTACAGTGAATATCCCGGCGGACATACATGGCCGGTATGGCGCAACAACATTTACAATTTTGCACAATTGCTGTTTAAATAA
- a CDS encoding glycoside hydrolase family 43 protein — protein MKKIVSSSILCLASMMSFAQNPIIKHIFTADPSPIVHKGTLYLYTGHDTASVTATNYKMPDWHVFSTTDMKNWKDHGTLLSPHTFSWATGDAYAAQCIERDGKFYWFVSTFHKKDSVSGGGAAIGVAVSDKPTGPFKDAIGKALITNEMTTDKKHSWDDIDPTVMIDDDGQAYMYWGNGSCKWVKLKKNMIEIDGPINIAPIKNFIEGPWIYKRKEWYYLVYASVGTKPEMIEYCMAKSPTGPWEYKGIIQENVPNSFTTHPGIIDYKGKSYFFYHNGTLPTGGSYRRSICVDYMYYNEDGTIQKIIQTTEGVKPIK, from the coding sequence ATGAAAAAAATTGTTTCATCATCAATCCTATGTCTTGCAAGCATGATGTCGTTTGCACAAAATCCCATCATCAAACACATCTTCACAGCCGATCCTTCGCCCATTGTGCACAAGGGCACTTTATACTTATACACAGGTCATGACACCGCATCTGTAACAGCCACCAATTATAAAATGCCCGACTGGCATGTGTTCTCTACAACCGATATGAAGAACTGGAAAGATCATGGCACATTGCTTTCGCCACACACATTTTCATGGGCAACGGGTGATGCTTATGCAGCACAGTGTATTGAACGTGATGGAAAATTTTACTGGTTTGTTTCAACGTTTCATAAAAAAGACAGTGTAAGTGGTGGCGGTGCTGCCATTGGTGTTGCAGTATCTGATAAGCCAACAGGCCCGTTTAAAGATGCAATTGGTAAAGCATTGATCACAAACGAAATGACAACTGATAAAAAACATAGTTGGGATGATATTGATCCTACAGTAATGATCGATGATGATGGACAGGCATATATGTATTGGGGCAACGGAAGTTGTAAGTGGGTAAAGCTGAAAAAAAACATGATCGAAATAGATGGGCCGATCAACATTGCACCTATTAAAAATTTCATCGAAGGCCCATGGATCTATAAACGCAAAGAGTGGTACTACCTGGTTTATGCAAGTGTGGGCACCAAACCCGAAATGATCGAATACTGCATGGCCAAGAGTCCAACAGGTCCATGGGAATACAAAGGTATTATACAGGAAAATGTACCGAATAGTTTTACAACACATCCCGGTATCATTGATTACAAAGGCAAATCGTATTTCTTTTACCACAATGGTACATTACCAACAGGTGGCAGTTACAGACGCTCCATTTGTGTTGACTATATGTATTATAACGAAGACGGAACGATTCAAAAAATTATTCAAACAACAGAAGGTGTGAAACCAATTAAGTGA
- a CDS encoding glycosyl hydrolase family 8: protein MSKQSHRFLLMLSITALLLVCSYADAQSKKSKQKNATPAYKNVFKEAGYKQADIDAKIEKAYRDLFESPQGIYFNVGDTMGYVSDLKNHDARSEGLSYGMMVAVQMNKKEVFDRIWRWTKKYTQHQEGPREAYFAWSINPQTLKRNSQGSASDGELYFVTSLLFAANKWGNNTGINYYGEARRILDAMWKKDGTGNIFHVINKEHKQISFVPEGNGYTWTDPSYHLPSFMEVWALYAKDGHEAFYKECADTSRAYLHRACHPVTGLNPDYSEFSGAPHNTRWIPVAFRYDSWRVPMNISMDYAWFKKDAAWQVDYAKRIQQFFRSKGINSFDDQFNMDGTRPDSILQAGGFKKLRHSLGLVSTLATTEMIYSENNRYDFVHALWNAKLEPYEDGYFDPYYDGLLYLFSLLQLSGKYQIIKPV, encoded by the coding sequence ATGTCAAAACAAAGTCATCGCTTCTTGCTGATGTTATCTATAACTGCATTGCTGTTGGTATGTTCGTATGCAGATGCGCAGTCGAAAAAGAGCAAACAAAAGAATGCAACACCTGCGTACAAAAATGTATTTAAAGAAGCCGGTTATAAACAAGCAGATATAGATGCGAAGATTGAGAAAGCATACCGTGATCTCTTTGAAAGTCCGCAAGGAATTTATTTCAACGTGGGTGATACCATGGGCTATGTATCTGATTTAAAAAATCATGATGCAAGAAGCGAAGGACTTTCTTATGGGATGATGGTGGCTGTGCAGATGAATAAGAAAGAAGTGTTCGACAGAATATGGCGATGGACAAAAAAATATACACAGCACCAGGAAGGGCCAAGAGAAGCATACTTTGCGTGGAGTATTAATCCGCAAACACTAAAACGAAATTCACAAGGTTCTGCATCAGATGGTGAATTGTATTTTGTTACAAGTTTGCTCTTTGCTGCCAACAAGTGGGGCAACAATACCGGCATCAATTACTACGGCGAAGCACGCAGAATTTTAGATGCCATGTGGAAGAAAGATGGTACGGGTAATATTTTTCATGTCATCAACAAAGAACACAAACAGATCAGCTTTGTTCCAGAAGGCAATGGCTATACCTGGACAGATCCTTCTTATCATCTTCCTTCATTTATGGAAGTATGGGCGTTGTATGCAAAAGATGGACATGAAGCATTTTATAAAGAATGTGCAGATACATCAAGAGCGTATTTACACAGAGCCTGTCACCCCGTTACAGGTTTAAATCCTGATTACAGTGAATTCAGCGGTGCACCACATAATACGAGATGGATACCTGTTGCATTCCGTTATGATTCGTGGCGTGTGCCCATGAATATTTCCATGGACTATGCATGGTTCAAAAAAGATGCAGCATGGCAAGTTGATTATGCAAAACGTATTCAGCAGTTCTTCCGTTCAAAAGGTATCAACAGTTTTGATGACCAGTTTAACATGGATGGCACAAGACCTGATTCTATTTTGCAGGCAGGTGGATTTAAAAAACTTCGTCACTCGCTCGGGCTTGTATCCACATTGGCAACAACGGAGATGATCTATTCAGAAAATAACCGTTACGATTTTGTACATGCATTGTGGAATGCAAAACTGGAGCCGTATGAAGATGGTTATTTCGATCCTTACTATGATGGCTTATTGTATTTATTCAGCTTGCTGCAGTTAAGCGGCAAGTATCAAATTATAAAACCGGTTTAA
- a CDS encoding sialate O-acetylesterase, with amino-acid sequence MKKIIIAAFILVSTCTNVFAQDPNFYIFLSFGQSNMEGYARIEAQDTMSVDPRFKVLEAVDCPAIGREKGKWYTAVPPLCRCRTGLTPVDYFGRTLLANLPANVKVGVINVSVGGCKIDLFDRDNYQTYTANAPNWMMNALKEYDGNPYGRLVEMAKLAQKEGVIKGILLHQGESNTGDTTWPKKVSMVYKNLLSDLHLNAQNVPLLAGEVVHAEQGGVCAGMNNIINQLPAIIPTAHVISSKGCADSPDNLHFNAEGYREFGKRYAEKMLTIMGIRLTK; translated from the coding sequence ATGAAAAAGATAATCATAGCAGCATTCATTCTTGTTTCAACCTGTACAAACGTTTTTGCGCAGGATCCCAACTTTTATATTTTCTTAAGCTTCGGTCAATCGAATATGGAAGGCTATGCAAGAATTGAAGCACAGGATACAATGAGTGTTGATCCCCGTTTCAAAGTATTGGAAGCAGTTGATTGTCCGGCTATCGGCAGAGAAAAAGGGAAATGGTACACAGCAGTTCCTCCGTTATGCCGCTGCAGAACAGGTTTAACACCTGTTGATTATTTCGGAAGAACATTGTTAGCCAATCTTCCTGCGAATGTAAAGGTAGGCGTCATCAACGTTTCCGTTGGTGGTTGTAAAATCGATTTGTTCGACAGAGATAATTATCAAACATACACAGCAAATGCACCTAACTGGATGATGAATGCATTGAAAGAGTATGATGGCAATCCATATGGACGTTTGGTTGAAATGGCAAAGCTGGCGCAAAAAGAAGGTGTGATTAAAGGAATACTATTGCACCAGGGCGAATCAAATACAGGCGATACAACTTGGCCGAAAAAAGTAAGCATGGTGTATAAAAATTTGCTGAGTGATCTTCATCTCAATGCACAAAATGTTCCGTTGCTTGCCGGTGAAGTCGTACATGCAGAACAAGGCGGTGTTTGCGCAGGTATGAATAACATCATTAATCAACTGCCTGCTATCATTCCAACTGCACATGTTATTTCATCGAAAGGTTGTGCCGATTCACCGGATAATCTCCACTTCAATGCAGAAGGATATCGTGAGTTTGGAAAACGTTATGCAGAAAAGATGTTAACAATTATGGGCATCCGTTTAACGAAATAG
- a CDS encoding alpha/beta hydrolase-fold protein — protein sequence MKLRSVVLLAAILIADSTGFAQTTIIEDFKPSPFNQPFQAYPQVNSQGYARFRIHAPNADSVRVSLGLGGQGGTKLVKADSGYFIGTTAGPMDEGFHYYRVNVDGATFNDPGTGFFYGSQRWESGIEIPAKDQDIYALKDVPHGNMQHIIFPSKSTNTQRAAVVYTPPGYEKDNTKYPVLYLQHGWGENETSWAVQGKTNLIMDNMIASGRIKPFIIVMTYGMTNTGMPIGRRPTPPPAPAGTPTTLNNPAPPAGGGMGAPGRVATGITAGEITGVGAFQTVLLDELIPYIDAHFRTKANRDNRAMAGLSMGGFETHTITLAKPEVFGYWGLLSGGNYTPAQLEGKMKPKFIFISYGSKETRGAEGLPKVEADLKAAGYKVATYVSPGTAHEFQSWRRSLYEMAPSLFK from the coding sequence ATGAAATTAAGATCAGTAGTTCTGTTGGCAGCTATACTTATAGCCGACAGTACAGGTTTCGCACAAACAACCATTATAGAAGATTTTAAGCCATCTCCATTTAATCAACCATTTCAGGCATACCCACAGGTAAACTCACAAGGCTATGCAAGGTTTAGAATTCATGCACCCAATGCAGACAGTGTTAGAGTTAGCCTTGGCCTTGGCGGACAAGGAGGAACAAAATTAGTGAAGGCAGATAGCGGCTATTTTATCGGCACAACTGCAGGCCCAATGGATGAGGGTTTTCATTACTACAGGGTAAATGTTGATGGTGCTACTTTCAATGATCCAGGTACCGGATTTTTTTATGGATCGCAACGTTGGGAAAGCGGAATAGAAATTCCTGCTAAAGACCAGGACATTTATGCATTAAAAGACGTACCGCATGGCAATATGCAGCATATCATTTTCCCTTCTAAAAGTACCAACACGCAAAGAGCAGCAGTGGTATATACTCCTCCGGGTTATGAAAAAGACAACACAAAATATCCTGTGCTTTACCTGCAACATGGCTGGGGAGAAAATGAAACTTCATGGGCTGTGCAGGGAAAAACAAATCTCATCATGGATAACATGATCGCATCGGGAAGAATAAAACCGTTCATTATTGTAATGACATATGGCATGACCAATACCGGTATGCCAATCGGACGCAGACCAACACCACCACCTGCTCCGGCCGGTACACCCACTACTCTTAATAATCCTGCACCCCCTGCCGGAGGTGGAATGGGTGCACCAGGCAGAGTGGCAACAGGAATTACTGCGGGCGAAATCACTGGTGTAGGTGCGTTTCAAACTGTATTACTCGATGAATTAATTCCTTACATCGATGCGCATTTCCGTACAAAAGCCAACAGAGATAACAGAGCGATGGCCGGCTTATCGATGGGTGGTTTTGAAACACATACGATCACATTGGCAAAACCAGAGGTGTTTGGCTATTGGGGATTATTAAGCGGCGGTAATTATACACCCGCACAACTGGAAGGTAAAATGAAACCAAAATTCATTTTCATCTCCTATGGAAGTAAAGAAACACGTGGCGCTGAGGGGCTTCCTAAAGTTGAAGCAGATTTAAAAGCTGCAGGCTATAAAGTGGCTACTTATGTTTCTCCGGGTACAGCACATGAATTTCAAAGCTGGCGGAGAAGTTTATACGAAATGGCGCCATCTCTTTTTAAATAA
- a CDS encoding alpha-L-arabinofuranosidase C-terminal domain-containing protein, giving the protein MKMIRYCQLTTFVIGSIFFSANTFSQTKNISPAGSRMISSDIFGLFFEDINYAADGGLYAELVQNRSFEYSPTDNKQWQALSFWEYITPGFSYGSLQIETNTPVHPNNPHYAVLNSEHVGTVPQQNNGQPLPSSITTGRPGVGIKNPGFGNIITKKGERFHVAFFAKQLSVQPVDLFVSLQDPKGNILAEQKLTIDKKEWNKYTATLSVTAGHDSTQVVLLATSKGKIALDVISVFPEHTFKNRPNGLRADLAQLLADMKPSFIRFPGGCLVHGDGLGNMYRWKTTIGPIEQRTEQKNIWGYHQTVGLGYYEYFQFCEDIGAKPLPVLPAAVSCQNSGGTWRIGGTGQRAIPLEEMQEYIQEVLDLIEWANGPVTSTWGAKRAAAGHPAPFNLQYVGIGNEDKITPEFEQRFTMINNAVKAKYPNIILVGTSGPFHSGEDFEKGWAVANQLKVDVIDEHYYVQPEWLISNQYRYDKYNRNASKVYLGEYASWGNKLYNAIAEGLYMTGLERNGDVVSMASYAPLLAKDQFTQWKTDMIFFSNSTYYLTPNYYVQKLFSTNAGDHYVDKVIVKNNADSLQAGSCVYDSKTGDIILKLVNAGKQARQFQLNLAAFKKTASVATVTQLSGDADAENSFRSANAVAPVTSTINVSKKFNYESPAMSLTVIRIKTK; this is encoded by the coding sequence ATGAAAATGATTCGATATTGTCAATTAACAACATTCGTAATTGGCTCAATATTCTTTAGTGCCAATACTTTTTCACAAACAAAAAATATAAGTCCTGCTGGAAGCAGAATGATCAGCAGCGATATATTCGGTTTATTTTTTGAAGACATCAACTATGCAGCCGATGGTGGGTTGTATGCAGAGCTGGTGCAAAACCGTTCGTTTGAATACAGCCCGACAGATAACAAACAATGGCAGGCACTTTCGTTTTGGGAATATATCACACCCGGATTTTCGTATGGCTCATTGCAAATAGAGACCAATACGCCCGTGCATCCAAACAATCCGCATTATGCCGTACTTAACAGTGAGCATGTAGGAACAGTACCGCAACAAAACAATGGGCAGCCATTGCCTTCCTCCATTACAACAGGTCGCCCCGGCGTTGGTATTAAAAATCCGGGCTTCGGTAACATCATTACAAAAAAAGGCGAACGTTTTCATGTTGCATTTTTTGCGAAACAACTTTCTGTTCAGCCGGTTGATCTGTTTGTGAGTCTGCAGGATCCGAAAGGAAATATACTTGCAGAACAAAAATTAACCATTGACAAAAAAGAGTGGAATAAATATACAGCCACACTTTCTGTAACTGCCGGTCATGATAGCACGCAGGTTGTATTGCTCGCAACAAGTAAAGGAAAAATTGCGTTGGATGTTATTTCAGTTTTTCCGGAACATACATTTAAGAATCGACCAAATGGCTTACGTGCAGATCTTGCACAACTGCTGGCTGATATGAAACCATCATTCATTCGCTTTCCCGGCGGTTGTTTGGTACATGGTGATGGGTTAGGAAATATGTATCGCTGGAAAACAACTATTGGCCCCATTGAGCAACGTACTGAACAAAAGAATATCTGGGGTTATCATCAAACAGTTGGACTTGGCTATTATGAGTATTTCCAGTTTTGTGAAGATATCGGCGCTAAACCACTACCAGTTTTGCCAGCGGCAGTAAGTTGTCAGAACTCCGGTGGTACATGGCGTATTGGTGGCACTGGTCAGCGTGCAATACCATTGGAAGAAATGCAGGAGTATATTCAGGAAGTATTGGATCTGATTGAATGGGCCAACGGACCTGTTACATCAACATGGGGAGCAAAACGTGCAGCAGCAGGCCATCCTGCTCCGTTCAATCTTCAATATGTTGGTATTGGTAATGAAGATAAGATCACACCTGAATTTGAACAACGGTTCACCATGATCAATAATGCTGTAAAAGCAAAGTATCCAAACATTATTCTTGTTGGCACAAGCGGACCTTTTCATTCGGGTGAAGATTTCGAAAAAGGTTGGGCTGTTGCCAATCAACTGAAAGTTGATGTAATTGATGAACACTATTATGTACAGCCGGAATGGCTCATCAGTAATCAATACCGCTATGACAAGTACAATCGCAATGCCAGTAAAGTGTATTTGGGAGAATACGCTTCATGGGGAAACAAATTATATAATGCCATTGCCGAAGGATTGTATATGACAGGTCTTGAACGTAACGGCGACGTTGTAAGCATGGCATCGTATGCACCTTTACTGGCAAAGGATCAATTTACACAATGGAAAACAGATATGATCTTCTTTAGCAACAGTACTTATTATCTTACACCCAACTATTATGTACAAAAACTCTTTTCAACAAATGCAGGTGATCACTACGTTGACAAAGTGATTGTAAAGAACAATGCTGATTCTTTACAGGCTGGTTCCTGTGTATACGATAGTAAAACGGGTGATATTATTTTAAAGCTGGTAAATGCCGGTAAGCAGGCCAGGCAATTTCAGTTGAACCTTGCTGCATTCAAAAAAACAGCTTCCGTTGCAACAGTTACCCAATTGAGTGGTGATGCTGATGCTGAAAATTCGTTCCGGTCGGCTAATGCAGTTGCACCGGTAACATCAACTATCAACGTCAGTAAAAAATTCAATTACGAATCACCTGCAATGTCGCTTACAGTGATCAGGATCAAAACAAAATAA
- a CDS encoding alpha/beta hydrolase, whose protein sequence is MTTTLFRRFVLAAGIVFCTWSATAQPPRGPFVISPQVHADKKVTFRYLAPSAKEVKLGGSQFGAAQLPMTKDTIGIWSITVGPIKPDIYPYSFTVDGVTVMDPANVSFFPNERFKASLVDIPGETPLIHSMKNVPHGSVTYEYYPSVEGSTGSVVVYTPPGYDQQQGKKYPVFYLISGTTDTEETFFKVGKTNLILDNLIADGKATPMIVVMPYGNPMARIAEQKKQAKPADIVGRDSEDAVTRAKLFETDIINNIIPYIEKNYRTINNRDSRAIGGFSRGGGQTLRTAFSNTDKFSWICCYSAYLSPQEMDSRYKNLIDNPTQTNKDFKLLWVSVGSEDFLYKSTVEFIDYLKAKNINHKSLITGGGHTWMNVKDYMAQTVPLLFK, encoded by the coding sequence ATGACAACAACTTTATTTCGGCGATTTGTGCTTGCAGCAGGAATTGTTTTCTGTACATGGTCTGCAACTGCACAACCACCACGTGGACCTTTTGTAATTTCTCCACAGGTACATGCTGATAAAAAAGTAACCTTTCGTTATCTCGCTCCTTCAGCAAAAGAAGTGAAACTCGGCGGAAGCCAGTTTGGTGCAGCTCAACTTCCAATGACAAAAGATACCATTGGTATCTGGAGTATAACTGTTGGGCCAATAAAGCCTGATATCTATCCATACAGTTTTACGGTTGATGGAGTCACAGTAATGGATCCAGCTAATGTTTCCTTTTTCCCAAACGAACGGTTCAAGGCAAGCCTTGTTGATATTCCGGGCGAAACGCCCTTGATCCACTCAATGAAAAATGTTCCGCATGGCAGTGTTACGTACGAATACTATCCTTCTGTTGAAGGCTCAACTGGTTCAGTAGTGGTATATACGCCGCCTGGTTATGATCAGCAACAAGGAAAAAAATATCCTGTATTCTATCTTATCAGCGGAACAACTGATACAGAAGAAACATTTTTTAAAGTAGGTAAAACAAATCTCATACTCGATAACCTGATTGCTGACGGAAAAGCTACTCCGATGATTGTTGTGATGCCTTATGGTAATCCAATGGCGAGAATAGCGGAACAGAAAAAACAAGCCAAGCCTGCTGATATTGTTGGAAGAGATAGTGAAGATGCTGTTACCCGTGCAAAACTGTTTGAAACAGATATTATCAACAACATCATTCCCTACATCGAAAAAAATTACCGCACCATCAATAACCGTGACAGCAGAGCCATTGGTGGTTTTTCAAGAGGTGGCGGACAAACTTTACGAACTGCTTTCAGTAACACCGATAAGTTTTCATGGATCTGTTGCTACAGTGCATACCTGTCTCCTCAGGAAATGGACAGCAGGTATAAAAATTTGATTGATAATCCTACGCAAACAAATAAAGACTTCAAGCTGCTTTGGGTAAGTGTTGGTAGCGAAGACTTTTTATACAAATCAACTGTTGAATTTATCGATTATTTGAAAGCAAAGAACATCAATCACAAAAGTCTCATCACCGGTGGCGGACATACATGGATGAATGTGAAAGATTATATGGCGCAAACAGTACCCTTACTTTTTAAATAG
- a CDS encoding esterase, with amino-acid sequence MKSFIIAFASLFISGTVFAQQRPPVISSPDVNADGSVTFRYYSRTAQAVVLKGEFLTAPLPFVKDTSGIWSVTVKDIKPDIYPYSFNVDNVELADPNNTYVFANERFKRSVVEVPGNTPLVHSLQNVPHGKISYRYYNSATLETTRQLLVYTPPGYNANSKTKYPVLYLIHGGSDTEETWTKVGNANFIADNLIAQGKAVPMIIVMPYGNVRPKPMPDFTKDVMNDIIPFIEANYPVNTDSKHRAIAGFSVGGGQTLNIGLTNTDKFAYISSYAPFTATEEFQKNFANYSPDADKINQQVKLFTISVGTEDFLFEPVKKNIAMFEEKKIKLKSYIVPGGHTWMNCKLYLATTLEEIFK; translated from the coding sequence ATGAAATCATTTATCATAGCATTTGCAAGTTTATTCATTAGCGGTACTGTGTTTGCACAACAACGGCCACCTGTTATCAGTTCACCCGATGTGAATGCCGATGGCAGTGTTACTTTCCGCTATTATTCACGAACTGCACAAGCTGTGGTATTAAAAGGAGAATTTCTTACAGCACCTCTTCCATTTGTAAAAGATACATCCGGCATATGGTCTGTTACGGTGAAAGATATCAAGCCCGACATTTATCCATATAGTTTTAACGTAGATAATGTTGAACTGGCCGATCCCAACAACACCTATGTGTTCGCCAATGAGCGTTTCAAAAGAAGTGTTGTTGAAGTTCCGGGCAATACCCCATTGGTTCATTCATTGCAAAATGTACCGCACGGTAAAATCAGTTACCGTTATTACAACTCTGCCACATTAGAAACTACACGCCAGTTGTTGGTGTATACACCGCCGGGTTATAATGCCAACAGTAAAACAAAATATCCGGTCTTGTACCTGATTCATGGCGGATCTGATACAGAAGAAACATGGACAAAAGTGGGCAATGCAAATTTTATTGCAGATAATTTGATTGCACAAGGCAAAGCAGTGCCCATGATTATTGTAATGCCTTACGGTAATGTGCGGCCTAAACCAATGCCTGATTTTACAAAAGATGTGATGAATGATATCATCCCCTTTATTGAAGCAAACTATCCAGTGAACACAGATAGTAAACACCGTGCTATAGCAGGATTCTCTGTTGGTGGCGGACAAACACTCAACATTGGTTTAACCAACACCGACAAATTTGCTTACATAAGTTCTTATGCACCGTTTACAGCAACAGAAGAGTTTCAGAAAAATTTCGCCAACTACTCCCCTGATGCTGATAAGATCAATCAGCAGGTAAAATTATTTACCATCAGTGTTGGTACAGAAGATTTTCTATTCGAACCTGTAAAGAAGAACATTGCCATGTTTGAAGAGAAAAAGATCAAGCTGAAAAGCTACATCGTACCCGGCGGACATACATGGATGAATTGCAAATTATACTTAGCTACCACACTTGAGGAAATTTTTAAATAA